Proteins from a single region of Cupriavidus sp. MP-37:
- a CDS encoding sigma-54 dependent transcriptional regulator encodes MDRLCKASRTAQLVVVSRHEDFGFDPSVIGTEWEIRRVAQVRDAERAVRACPPTAGVIDLQSDYSEAEFAQLEQALQYLHITWVAITSDAMLANERVRRMIRDYCVDYVRLPFSMPELLYTLRHARGMAALHGTRPQESASRGTMIGECAAMRAMFRSLAKVAHNEAPVFISGESGTGKELAAQAIHDASSRRKGPFIAINCGAIPSHLVQSELFGYEKGAFTGANQRKIGWIEQAEGGTLFLDEIGDLPLESQVALLRFLQQGMITRLGGHQSIPLNLRIISATHVDLVAAQGAGRFRSDLFHRLCVLTLSIPALRERGEDILLLANAVLAEHGHEAHRRIRGFSACATQAMMQYAWPGNVRELINRVRRAIVMTDNRKITAEDLQLHGGAELPRKTLDAIREEAEREAIRTVMASHGFHVVPAARELNVSRVTLYRLMHKHNIRVESHASAGE; translated from the coding sequence ATGGACCGACTGTGCAAGGCGTCACGCACTGCACAGCTCGTGGTCGTGTCGCGTCATGAAGATTTTGGTTTTGATCCGTCCGTGATCGGCACGGAATGGGAAATCCGCCGCGTGGCGCAGGTGCGCGACGCCGAGCGCGCGGTGCGCGCCTGCCCGCCCACGGCCGGCGTGATCGATTTGCAGTCCGACTACAGCGAGGCCGAGTTCGCGCAGCTGGAGCAGGCACTGCAGTACCTGCATATCACCTGGGTGGCGATTACCTCCGATGCGATGCTCGCCAACGAGCGCGTACGGCGGATGATCCGCGACTATTGCGTCGACTACGTGCGCCTGCCGTTCTCGATGCCGGAGCTGCTGTACACGCTGCGCCATGCGCGCGGCATGGCTGCGCTGCACGGCACGCGCCCGCAGGAAAGCGCGTCGCGCGGCACCATGATCGGCGAATGTGCCGCCATGCGCGCGATGTTCCGCTCGCTCGCCAAGGTTGCGCACAACGAAGCGCCGGTGTTCATCTCGGGCGAATCCGGCACCGGCAAGGAGCTGGCCGCGCAGGCGATCCACGATGCCTCGAGCCGGCGCAAGGGCCCGTTCATAGCCATCAACTGCGGCGCCATTCCCTCGCACCTGGTGCAGTCAGAGCTGTTCGGCTATGAAAAGGGCGCCTTTACCGGTGCCAACCAGCGCAAGATCGGCTGGATCGAACAGGCAGAGGGCGGCACGCTGTTTCTGGATGAAATCGGCGACCTGCCGCTCGAAAGCCAGGTGGCGCTGCTGCGCTTCCTGCAGCAGGGCATGATCACGCGGCTGGGCGGCCACCAGTCGATCCCGCTGAACCTGCGCATCATCTCGGCCACGCACGTGGACCTGGTTGCGGCGCAGGGCGCCGGGCGCTTCCGTTCGGACCTGTTCCACCGGCTATGCGTGCTGACGCTGTCGATCCCGGCGCTGCGCGAGCGCGGCGAGGACATCCTGCTATTGGCCAATGCCGTGCTGGCCGAGCACGGCCATGAGGCGCACCGGCGCATCCGCGGTTTCTCCGCCTGTGCGACGCAGGCGATGATGCAGTACGCGTGGCCAGGCAATGTGCGCGAACTGATCAACCGCGTGCGCCGTGCCATCGTGATGACCGACAACCGCAAGATCACCGCCGAAGACCTGCAGCTGCACGGCGGCGCCGAACTGCCGCGCAAGACTCTCGACGCGATCCGCGAAGAGGCCGAGCGCGAAGCGATCCGCACCGTCATGGCCAGCCACGGCTTTCACGTGGTGCCGGCCGCGCGTGAGCTCAACGTGTCGCGCGTGACGCTGTACCGGCTCATGCACAAGCACAACATCCGTGTGGAGAGCCACGCTTCGGCGGGAGAGTAG
- a CDS encoding NCS2 family permease: protein MSMPDPASKPGTSNPAAPQAAPSLLERVFRLREHHTDVRTEILAGITTFLTMAYIIFVNPSILGDAGMPKDAVFVATCVAAAIGTLIMGFYANYPIAMAPGMGLNAYFAYTVVKGMGFPWEAALGAVFISGCLFLLVTLFRVREMIVNGIPHSIRVAITAGIGLFLAIVALKNAGIVTASPATLVTIGDLHQPSAVLAIIGFFVIVALDHLRVKGAILIGILLTTLLSFAFAGNTFHGVFSAPPSLSPTLFKLDISAALSIGIINVVLVFFLVELFDATGTLMGVANRAGLLKAGKMDRLNKALMADSTAIMAGSFLGTSSTTAYIESASGVQAGGRTGLTAVTVAVLFLAALFIAPLAGTVPAYATAPALLYVSCLMLRELLEIDWNDVTEVVPAVMTALGMPFTYSVANGVAFGFISYAALKLLTGRARSVPVMVWIIAAVFIFKFYYLPGH from the coding sequence ATGTCGATGCCGGATCCCGCTTCCAAGCCGGGTACCTCCAACCCCGCCGCGCCCCAGGCCGCGCCGTCGCTGCTCGAGCGGGTATTCAGGCTGCGCGAGCACCATACCGATGTCCGTACCGAGATCCTGGCCGGCATCACCACGTTCCTGACGATGGCGTACATCATCTTCGTCAACCCCTCCATCCTCGGCGATGCGGGCATGCCCAAGGACGCGGTGTTTGTCGCCACCTGCGTGGCCGCGGCGATCGGCACGCTGATCATGGGCTTCTACGCCAACTATCCGATCGCGATGGCGCCCGGCATGGGGCTGAACGCGTATTTCGCCTACACGGTGGTCAAGGGCATGGGCTTCCCCTGGGAAGCGGCGCTGGGCGCGGTCTTCATCTCCGGCTGCCTGTTCCTGCTGGTGACGCTGTTCCGCGTGCGCGAGATGATCGTCAATGGCATCCCGCACTCGATCCGCGTGGCGATCACCGCCGGCATCGGCTTGTTCCTGGCCATCGTGGCGCTGAAGAACGCCGGCATCGTCACCGCCAGCCCGGCCACGCTCGTGACCATCGGTGACCTGCACCAGCCGTCGGCGGTGCTGGCGATCATCGGCTTCTTCGTGATCGTGGCGCTCGACCACCTGCGCGTGAAGGGCGCCATCCTGATCGGCATCCTGCTTACCACGCTGCTCAGTTTCGCCTTTGCCGGCAACACCTTCCACGGTGTCTTCTCGGCGCCGCCGTCGCTCAGCCCGACGCTGTTCAAGCTCGATATCTCCGCGGCATTGTCGATCGGCATCATCAACGTGGTGCTGGTGTTCTTCCTGGTGGAGCTGTTCGATGCGACCGGCACGCTGATGGGCGTCGCCAACCGCGCGGGCCTGCTCAAGGCCGGCAAGATGGACCGGCTCAACAAGGCGCTGATGGCCGACAGCACCGCCATCATGGCGGGCTCGTTCCTGGGCACGTCGTCGACCACCGCGTACATCGAAAGCGCCTCGGGCGTGCAGGCGGGCGGACGTACCGGCCTGACCGCGGTGACGGTGGCGGTGCTGTTTCTCGCGGCGCTGTTCATCGCGCCGCTGGCGGGAACGGTGCCCGCCTATGCCACCGCGCCGGCGCTGTTGTATGTGTCGTGCCTGATGTTGCGCGAACTGCTGGAAATCGACTGGAACGACGTCACCGAGGTGGTGCCCGCGGTGATGACGGCGCTCGGCATGCCGTTCACCTATTCCGTCGCCAACGGCGTGGCGTTCGGCTTTATCAGCTATGCGGCGCTCAAGCTGCTGACCGGGCGCGCACGCAGCGTGCCGGTGATGGTGTGGATCATTGCCGCCGTCTTTATCTTCAAGTTTTATTACCTTCCGGGACACTGA
- a CDS encoding peptide chain release factor 3: MSSLVPEIARRRTFAIISHPDAGKTTLTEKLLWFGGAIQVAGEVRARKADRHATSDWMELEKQRGISVTSSVMQFPYRRDSADGKGQENIVNLLDTPGHEDFSEDTYRTLTAVDSAVMVIDSVNGVEAQTIKLLNVCRLRDTPILTFINKLDREGRSPIELLDEIEDVLQIQCAPMTWPIGMGKAFRGVYHLIDDKVQLFDPHGDKGTAAILDGLDNPELDRILGSQAEELRIEIELVRGASHTFDKEAFLNGKQTPVYFGSAINNFGVQSLLDALCELSPPPLARNTDSRVVEPQEPKFTGFVFKIQANMDPRHRDRIAFVRVCSGRFERGMKLLHVSAGKTVAINNAITFMAQDRNTTEEAYAGDIIGVPNHGTIRLGDVFTEGEPLKFTGIPSFAPEFFRRARLNNPLKVKQLQKGLQQLAEEGATQMFRPLASNDLVLGAVGILQFDVVAHRLEHEYGVDAIFESHECATARWLKGAPAEIEKLIAKAGHNVALDGAGDHVYLAPSMVNLRLTQERFPELQFLETREIV, from the coding sequence GTGAGCTCGCTCGTTCCTGAAATTGCGCGTCGTCGCACCTTCGCCATCATCTCCCACCCCGACGCGGGCAAGACCACCCTGACCGAAAAGCTGCTGTGGTTCGGCGGCGCGATCCAGGTCGCGGGCGAAGTGCGGGCGCGCAAGGCCGACCGCCATGCCACCTCGGACTGGATGGAGCTGGAAAAGCAACGCGGCATTTCGGTGACGTCGTCGGTGATGCAGTTCCCGTACCGCCGCGACAGCGCGGACGGCAAGGGGCAGGAGAACATCGTCAACCTGCTCGATACCCCGGGCCATGAGGACTTCTCCGAAGACACCTACCGCACCCTGACGGCGGTGGACTCGGCGGTGATGGTGATCGACTCGGTCAACGGCGTGGAAGCGCAGACCATCAAGCTGCTGAACGTCTGCCGGCTGCGCGACACCCCCATCCTGACCTTCATCAACAAACTCGACCGCGAAGGCCGCTCGCCGATCGAACTGCTCGATGAAATCGAGGACGTGCTGCAGATCCAGTGCGCGCCGATGACCTGGCCGATCGGCATGGGCAAGGCCTTCCGCGGCGTGTACCACCTGATCGACGACAAGGTGCAGCTGTTCGATCCGCATGGCGACAAGGGCACGGCCGCGATCCTGGACGGGCTGGACAATCCGGAGCTGGACCGCATCCTGGGCAGCCAGGCCGAAGAGCTGCGCATCGAGATCGAGCTGGTGCGCGGGGCTTCGCACACCTTCGACAAGGAAGCCTTCCTCAACGGCAAGCAGACGCCCGTGTATTTTGGCTCGGCCATCAACAACTTCGGCGTGCAGTCGCTGCTGGACGCCCTGTGCGAGCTGTCGCCGCCGCCGCTGGCGCGCAATACGGATTCGCGCGTGGTCGAGCCGCAGGAGCCGAAGTTCACCGGCTTCGTGTTCAAGATCCAGGCCAATATGGATCCGCGCCACCGCGACCGCATTGCCTTCGTGCGCGTCTGCTCGGGCCGCTTCGAGCGCGGCATGAAGCTGCTGCACGTGTCGGCGGGCAAGACCGTGGCGATCAACAACGCCATCACCTTCATGGCGCAGGACCGCAACACCACCGAAGAGGCCTACGCCGGCGACATCATCGGCGTGCCCAACCACGGCACCATCCGCCTCGGCGATGTCTTCACCGAGGGCGAGCCGCTCAAGTTCACCGGCATCCCCTCGTTCGCGCCGGAATTCTTCCGCCGCGCGCGCCTGAACAACCCGCTCAAGGTCAAGCAGCTGCAGAAGGGCCTGCAGCAGCTGGCCGAAGAGGGCGCCACGCAGATGTTCCGCCCGCTCGCCTCCAACGACCTGGTGCTGGGTGCCGTCGGTATCCTGCAGTTCGATGTGGTGGCGCACCGGCTGGAGCATGAGTACGGCGTCGACGCCATCTTCGAATCGCATGAATGCGCCACCGCGCGCTGGCTCAAGGGCGCGCCGGCGGAGATCGAGAAGCTGATCGCCAAGGCCGGGCATAACGTGGCGCTGGACGGTGCCGGCGACCACGTCTACCTGGCGCCGAGCATGGTCAACCTGCGGCTGACGCAGGAGCGGTTCCCGGAGCTGCAGTTCCTGGAGACGCGCGAGATCGTCTGA
- a CDS encoding YihY/virulence factor BrkB family protein, with protein sequence MTDKTESSSSPAPEGVPPPRRHRPHWLPDSHTGARTLRVVSAAITSWFAHRAASKGAALSFYMLFSLAPILVLVISIAGLFFGAEAARGEIFAQLEGLVGDQGAAAIEGILAATHRAGGSGMAALIATGILLVGATSAFAELKSSLDDIWHVPVPDTAGWRQLLRTRLLSFSLVLVLAFMLLVSLIVNAALAVVERIWGQLWTQSWFAPVAEALSSLFSFAVVTALFAVIFKMLPNARIAWRDVTMGAVITALLFSIGKRLIGLYLGNSAVASSYGAAGSVVALMLWVYYSAQIFFFGAELTRQYALQFGSLRGKPADKLAA encoded by the coding sequence GTGACTGACAAGACCGAATCTTCCTCCTCGCCTGCGCCCGAAGGCGTGCCGCCGCCGCGCCGGCACCGCCCGCACTGGCTGCCCGACAGCCACACCGGCGCGCGCACGCTGCGGGTCGTGAGCGCCGCCATCACCTCGTGGTTTGCGCACCGCGCCGCCAGCAAGGGCGCTGCGCTGTCCTTCTACATGCTGTTCTCGCTGGCGCCGATCCTGGTGCTGGTGATTTCGATCGCCGGCCTGTTCTTCGGCGCCGAGGCGGCGCGCGGCGAGATCTTCGCGCAGCTCGAAGGCCTGGTCGGCGACCAGGGCGCCGCCGCCATCGAGGGCATCCTGGCCGCGACGCACCGTGCCGGCGGCAGCGGCATGGCGGCGCTGATTGCAACCGGCATCCTGTTGGTCGGCGCCACCAGCGCCTTTGCCGAACTGAAAAGCAGCCTCGACGATATCTGGCACGTGCCGGTGCCGGACACCGCCGGCTGGCGCCAGTTGCTGCGCACGCGGCTGCTGTCGTTCAGCCTGGTGCTGGTGCTGGCCTTCATGCTGCTGGTGTCGCTGATCGTCAATGCGGCGCTGGCGGTGGTCGAGCGCATCTGGGGCCAGTTGTGGACGCAGTCGTGGTTTGCGCCGGTGGCCGAAGCCCTTTCCTCGCTGTTTTCCTTCGCGGTGGTGACCGCGCTGTTCGCCGTGATCTTCAAGATGCTGCCCAATGCGCGCATCGCCTGGCGCGATGTCACCATGGGCGCGGTCATCACCGCGCTGCTGTTCTCGATCGGCAAGCGGCTGATCGGGCTGTACCTGGGCAACAGCGCGGTGGCCTCATCGTATGGCGCCGCGGGGTCGGTGGTGGCGCTGATGTTGTGGGTGTATTACTCGGCACAGATCTTCTTCTTTGGCGCCGAGCTGACGCGCCAGTACGCCCTGCAGTTCGGCAGCCTGCGCGGCAAGCCGGCGGACAAGCTGGCTGCATAG
- a CDS encoding cold-shock protein, whose product MQTGIVKWFNDAKGFGFIKPDAGGDDLFAHFSEIRADGFKSLQENQRVQFEVKNGPKGLQAANITPL is encoded by the coding sequence ATGCAAACCGGTATCGTCAAGTGGTTCAACGACGCCAAGGGCTTCGGCTTCATCAAGCCGGACGCGGGTGGTGACGACCTCTTCGCCCATTTCTCGGAAATCCGTGCCGACGGCTTCAAGTCGCTGCAGGAAAACCAGCGCGTGCAGTTCGAAGTCAAGAATGGCCCGAAGGGCCTGCAGGCCGCGAACATCACCCCGCTGTAA
- a CDS encoding TonB-dependent siderophore receptor — MQPAFRLTGGAIGAALLFAQLAALPANAAEPASATSAATSTANAEATLNTVTVVGNWLENANEAKVLEHPGARTIVDRETFAEAGANNVREVLRRIPGVQVQENNGTGGSDVSLNVGVRGLASRLSPRSTILMDGIPLAVAPYGQPQLSMAPLSLGNLETIDVVRGAGSVRYGPQNVGGIINFVTRPIPTTFAADASISTDIYSHGGNVKTNPTAFIGGTNEQGLGGALLYSGIHGNGYRASNDHVNIDDLLLKGAYRISKTDSISAAFHYYEGTAGMPGGLTPGQYAADPFQSVRPFDNFSGRRHDFSLKYSHNDADRKFEVLTYYTDSFRGSNIEQEGSGAQAGRRRLTAAPRNYHTFAIEPRYSQLFRGESMSHEVSVGYRYLREASDEQASRTAYYVPGSVDATTLPSPVYQWRTGGTTANAVYIDDTINVGNWTITPGLRYEFIRSNVTDRFTNVRRDVSSDEPLPSLAVMYHVSDQWKLFANAGISFGPLQYFQIAQTTNGLTPEKAKTYEVGTHFNANGWGGELTLFNIDFDDELQLRGGTGGAPDAWTNLGATTHRGVESSLRYDFGALDKSLMGLSAYATYTYTEATYNQGNFAGRDLPFYSRHVATVGMRYARNRWSFNVDGFAQSKQHSPGDPSTSTTYQTAESANGALGDIPGYALMNLRVGYDFGKAAQNLKVAVGVKNVFDKRYFTRSTDNNAGKYVGMPRTFYIQASLAY, encoded by the coding sequence TTGCAACCCGCATTCCGTCTGACCGGGGGTGCCATCGGCGCCGCCCTGCTGTTTGCCCAGCTCGCCGCCTTGCCGGCCAACGCCGCGGAACCGGCTTCCGCCACTTCCGCCGCCACTTCCACCGCCAATGCCGAAGCCACGCTGAACACGGTCACCGTGGTCGGCAACTGGCTGGAAAACGCCAACGAGGCCAAGGTGCTGGAGCATCCGGGCGCGCGTACCATCGTCGACCGCGAGACCTTCGCGGAAGCGGGCGCCAACAATGTGCGCGAGGTGCTGCGCCGCATTCCCGGCGTGCAGGTGCAGGAGAACAACGGCACCGGCGGCAGCGATGTCTCGCTGAACGTGGGCGTGCGCGGGCTGGCCTCGCGGCTGTCGCCGCGCTCGACCATCCTGATGGATGGCATCCCGCTGGCGGTGGCGCCCTACGGCCAGCCGCAGCTGTCGATGGCGCCGCTGTCGCTGGGCAACCTCGAGACCATCGACGTGGTGCGCGGCGCGGGCTCGGTGCGCTACGGCCCGCAGAACGTGGGCGGCATCATCAACTTCGTGACGCGCCCGATCCCCACCACCTTTGCTGCCGATGCCTCGATCTCGACCGACATCTACAGCCACGGCGGCAACGTCAAGACCAACCCGACCGCATTCATCGGCGGCACCAACGAGCAGGGCCTGGGCGGCGCGCTGCTGTACTCGGGCATCCATGGCAACGGCTATCGCGCCAGCAACGACCACGTCAATATCGACGACCTGCTGCTCAAGGGCGCGTACCGGATCTCGAAGACCGACTCGATCAGCGCCGCTTTCCACTACTACGAAGGCACGGCGGGCATGCCCGGCGGCCTGACGCCCGGACAGTACGCCGCCGACCCGTTCCAGTCGGTGCGCCCCTTTGACAATTTCAGCGGGCGCCGCCACGATTTCAGCCTGAAATACAGCCACAACGACGCCGACCGCAAGTTCGAGGTGCTGACCTACTACACCGACAGCTTCCGTGGCAGCAATATCGAGCAGGAAGGCTCCGGTGCGCAGGCCGGCCGCCGCCGGCTGACCGCGGCCCCGCGCAACTACCACACCTTTGCGATCGAGCCGCGCTATTCGCAGCTGTTCCGCGGCGAAAGCATGAGCCATGAGGTCAGCGTCGGCTACCGCTACCTACGCGAAGCCAGCGACGAGCAGGCGTCGCGTACCGCCTACTACGTGCCCGGCTCGGTCGATGCCACCACGCTGCCCTCGCCGGTCTACCAGTGGCGCACCGGCGGCACCACCGCCAACGCGGTCTATATCGACGACACCATCAACGTGGGCAACTGGACCATCACGCCGGGCCTGCGCTACGAGTTCATCCGCTCCAACGTGACCGACCGCTTTACCAATGTGCGCCGCGACGTGTCGTCCGACGAACCGCTGCCGTCGCTGGCGGTGATGTACCACGTCAGCGATCAGTGGAAGCTGTTCGCCAACGCCGGCATCTCGTTCGGCCCGCTGCAGTATTTCCAGATCGCGCAGACCACCAATGGCCTGACGCCGGAGAAGGCCAAGACCTACGAGGTCGGCACGCACTTCAACGCCAATGGCTGGGGCGGCGAGCTGACGCTGTTCAACATCGACTTCGACGACGAACTGCAGCTGCGCGGCGGCACCGGCGGCGCACCCGATGCGTGGACCAACCTGGGCGCCACCACCCACCGCGGCGTGGAATCGTCGCTGCGCTATGATTTCGGCGCGCTCGACAAGTCGCTGATGGGCCTGTCGGCCTACGCCACCTACACCTACACCGAAGCCACCTACAACCAGGGCAACTTCGCCGGGCGCGACCTGCCGTTCTATTCGCGCCATGTGGCCACGGTGGGCATGCGCTACGCGCGCAACCGCTGGTCGTTCAATGTCGACGGCTTTGCGCAGTCGAAGCAGCATTCGCCGGGCGACCCGAGCACTTCGACCACTTACCAGACCGCCGAAAGCGCCAATGGCGCCCTCGGCGATATCCCGGGCTATGCGCTGATGAACCTGCGCGTGGGCTATGACTTCGGCAAGGCGGCGCAGAACCTGAAGGTCGCGGTAGGCGTGAAGAACGTGTTCGACAAGCGCTATTTCACGCGCTCGACGGACAACAATGCGGGCAAGTATGTGGGGATGCCGCGGACCTTCTATATCCAGGCGTCGCTGGCGTATTGA